One stretch of Nocardia mangyaensis DNA includes these proteins:
- a CDS encoding nitrilase-related carbon-nitrogen hydrolase, which produces MSIRIRAAAVQAEPKWLHLAAGVEQTIGLIEDAAAGGAELVAFPETFLPGYPWWLWLKSVDWGTEFRSRYLANAMSRDSAELSAIAQAARKAGIRVVLGFAERADEAVYMAQAMVSPDGQVDISRKAWPTPFERAVFGASARTPAVFPTELGRIGMLGGADHLCPQRRMDLWREQVHVAAWSGFTVYHEVGEEILMAVNSDASEQYARAAGVVVIAPTALVPMTGWHAVDACTPGQRLLGVGGRARILGPDGRDLAAPLPEGSTGLLFADVVLGGSGGPKADEHPSARWAG; this is translated from the coding sequence ATGTCGATTCGGATTCGGGCGGCGGCGGTGCAGGCCGAGCCGAAGTGGCTGCATCTGGCCGCCGGTGTCGAGCAGACGATCGGTCTCATCGAGGACGCGGCGGCGGGTGGCGCGGAGTTGGTGGCGTTCCCGGAGACCTTCCTGCCGGGCTATCCCTGGTGGTTGTGGCTGAAGTCGGTCGACTGGGGCACGGAGTTCCGTAGCCGATACCTGGCCAACGCCATGAGCCGCGACAGCGCCGAACTGTCGGCCATCGCACAGGCGGCCCGGAAGGCCGGAATCCGGGTCGTGCTCGGATTCGCCGAACGCGCGGATGAGGCCGTGTACATGGCGCAGGCGATGGTGAGTCCGGATGGGCAGGTGGACATCTCGCGCAAGGCCTGGCCGACGCCGTTCGAGCGCGCCGTCTTCGGCGCCAGTGCGCGGACACCGGCCGTGTTCCCCACCGAACTGGGTCGGATCGGAATGCTCGGGGGAGCGGACCATCTGTGCCCGCAGCGGCGCATGGACCTGTGGCGGGAGCAGGTCCATGTCGCCGCGTGGTCGGGGTTCACCGTCTATCACGAGGTCGGCGAGGAGATCCTCATGGCGGTGAACAGTGACGCCAGCGAGCAGTACGCCAGAGCTGCCGGGGTCGTGGTGATCGCGCCGACGGCGCTGGTCCCCATGACCGGATGGCACGCCGTTGACGCGTGCACTCCGGGACAGCGACTGCTCGGCGTGGGCGGTCGCGCGCGGATCCTCGGCCCCGACGGCCGCGATCTGGCAGCACCGCTACCCGAGGGCAGCACGGGCTTGTTGTTCGCCGATGTCGTGCTCGGCGGATCGGGTGGGCCGAAGGCGGACGAGCACCCGTCCGCGCGCTGGGCCGGCTAG
- a CDS encoding metal-sensitive transcriptional regulator, whose product MTAKDDYLKRLRRIEGQSRGLQRMVEEEKYCIDILTQVSAMTKALQAVAMGLLEDHISHCVVDAAVAGGPEAEAKIKEATDAIARLVRS is encoded by the coding sequence ATCACCGCCAAGGACGACTACCTCAAGCGCCTGCGCCGCATCGAAGGCCAGTCGCGCGGCCTGCAGCGCATGGTCGAAGAGGAAAAGTACTGCATCGACATCCTCACCCAGGTCTCGGCGATGACCAAGGCACTGCAGGCCGTCGCGATGGGTCTGCTCGAGGACCACATCAGCCACTGCGTGGTCGACGCCGCCGTGGCCGGTGGCCCCGAGGCCGAGGCGAAGATCAAGGAGGCCACCGACGCCATCGCGCGGTTGGTCCGTTCCTGA
- the mtnP gene encoding S-methyl-5'-thioadenosine phosphorylase has translation MSSLPRPALAVIGGSGFYDFFDADATHIEVDTPYGAPSAPIAIGEVDGRLVAFLPRHGKQHEFAPHTLPYQANLWALRSLGVRRVFAPCAVGSLRADWGPGTVVVPDQLVDRTSGRPQTYFDGGGVHVSFADPYCDDLRAAAVRAAGPKAGAERDHAGPSGAPPSDTAKSAGDDLRVEDSGTMVVVQGPRFSTRAESRWFAGQGWDLVNMTGHPEAVLARELEMCYAAVALVTDLDAGLEEGDGVHAVDVFAEFKKNLGPFKELMRRAVSAVDGTDTCARCRVHAGVSLPFELP, from the coding sequence ATGAGTTCGCTTCCCCGGCCCGCGCTCGCCGTCATCGGCGGCAGCGGGTTCTACGACTTCTTCGATGCCGACGCCACCCACATCGAGGTCGACACACCGTACGGCGCGCCGAGTGCGCCGATCGCGATCGGCGAGGTCGACGGGCGTCTCGTCGCCTTCCTGCCGCGCCACGGTAAACAGCACGAGTTCGCCCCGCACACCCTGCCCTACCAGGCCAACCTGTGGGCACTGCGCTCGCTGGGCGTGCGCCGGGTGTTCGCGCCGTGCGCGGTCGGCAGCCTGCGCGCCGACTGGGGGCCGGGCACCGTCGTCGTACCCGATCAGCTCGTCGACCGGACCTCGGGCCGTCCGCAGACCTACTTCGACGGCGGCGGCGTCCACGTCTCCTTCGCCGACCCCTACTGCGACGACCTGCGCGCGGCCGCGGTGCGCGCGGCGGGCCCGAAGGCGGGAGCGGAGCGTGACCACGCAGGGCCCTCGGGAGCACCACCATCGGACACCGCGAAGTCCGCAGGCGACGATCTGCGGGTCGAGGATTCCGGCACGATGGTCGTCGTGCAGGGTCCGCGCTTCTCCACCAGGGCCGAGAGCCGCTGGTTCGCGGGGCAGGGCTGGGACCTGGTCAACATGACCGGGCACCCCGAAGCGGTCCTCGCCCGTGAACTCGAGATGTGCTACGCCGCGGTCGCGCTCGTCACCGATCTCGACGCCGGTCTGGAAGAGGGTGACGGCGTGCACGCGGTGGACGTGTTCGCCGAGTTCAAGAAGAACCTCGGTCCGTTCAAGGAACTCATGCGCCGGGCGGTCTCGGCGGTCGACGGCACCGACACCTGTGCGCGCTGCCGGGTACACGCCGGGGTGTCGCTGCCCTTCGAACTGCCCTGA
- a CDS encoding GAF domain-containing protein has product MIIGRWQLVETLGTPETWSMLTAGTSPREWASYRRAIPTRLQPMIAAAHETGEPVDLMLPKSRNPWSQLRFRAVPVVWPGIRTHGVKVWVGGDPDDEPGVAPFEVDGRTRAVRTMPAGLGPQFGSAPAQYVGAEIFRRIERFDRALEIVAALTRSEPGSRWSGVATVHSAIGPRSLLVAARNGPHPRRFAWHGLTVDVTDSVAPQPKSFEATTLDLLRDSQPGLYLVILDTAQVRAVRWVTEPVPGLRWRGVDDRTIPHPEDRARIVAARGQILGGAARVGLTGLRLAAEPGGWLRADVEVSPLPGGADTGAAPAFVLAQLQVTAPVSDVLAPD; this is encoded by the coding sequence TTGATCATCGGGCGATGGCAGCTGGTGGAGACGCTCGGCACACCGGAAACGTGGTCGATGCTGACCGCGGGGACGAGCCCGCGGGAATGGGCGTCGTACCGGCGGGCGATCCCGACCCGACTGCAACCGATGATCGCGGCCGCCCATGAGACCGGCGAACCGGTCGACCTGATGCTGCCGAAATCACGGAATCCGTGGTCGCAACTGCGGTTCCGGGCGGTACCCGTGGTCTGGCCCGGCATCAGAACGCACGGGGTGAAGGTGTGGGTGGGTGGCGATCCCGACGATGAGCCCGGCGTGGCGCCGTTCGAGGTCGACGGGCGGACTCGGGCGGTACGCACCATGCCCGCAGGTCTCGGACCACAGTTCGGTTCGGCCCCAGCACAATACGTGGGCGCCGAGATATTCCGGCGGATCGAGCGGTTCGACCGGGCCCTCGAGATCGTCGCCGCGCTGACCCGTTCGGAACCCGGCAGCCGCTGGTCCGGCGTGGCGACCGTCCATTCGGCGATCGGCCCGCGGTCGCTGCTCGTCGCCGCGCGCAACGGACCGCACCCCCGACGGTTCGCCTGGCACGGCCTCACCGTCGATGTCACCGACAGCGTTGCCCCGCAACCCAAATCGTTCGAGGCGACCACGCTCGACCTGCTGCGCGACTCCCAGCCCGGCCTCTACCTGGTCATCCTCGACACCGCGCAGGTACGCGCGGTGCGCTGGGTGACCGAGCCGGTACCGGGGCTGCGCTGGCGCGGCGTGGACGACCGCACCATCCCACATCCCGAGGACCGGGCCAGGATCGTCGCGGCGCGCGGACAGATTCTGGGCGGTGCCGCCCGCGTCGGACTGACCGGGCTGCGGCTGGCCGCCGAGCCGGGTGGCTGGCTGCGCGCCGACGTCGAGGTGTCACCGCTGCCAGGTGGCGCCGATACCGGCGCGGCGCCCGCGTTCGTCCTGGCCCAATTACAGGTCACCGCACCGGTTTCCGACGTGCTGGCACCGGACTGA
- a CDS encoding NADPH-dependent FMN reductase: MDRPLRLEVIVASPRPERFAAVVADWFLAAVAQRPEFAVGVLDLRELALPVELTEAPEVDEFRARIGDADAFVAVTSEYNHGYPASLKTALDSAKREWRAKPIGFVSYGGLSGGLRAVEQLRQVVAELHMVSVRESVSFAQAKRRFDATGATDDRAAIDASARMIDQLAWWGRTLRAARAADPYPG; the protein is encoded by the coding sequence ATGGACAGACCGTTGCGGTTGGAGGTCATCGTCGCCAGCCCCCGCCCCGAGCGGTTCGCGGCCGTGGTGGCGGACTGGTTTCTCGCGGCGGTGGCCCAGCGGCCGGAATTCGCGGTGGGCGTCCTGGATCTGCGCGAACTCGCCCTACCGGTCGAACTCACCGAGGCGCCGGAGGTCGACGAATTCCGCGCGCGGATCGGTGATGCCGACGCGTTCGTGGCGGTCACCTCGGAATACAACCACGGCTACCCGGCGTCGCTGAAGACCGCGTTGGACAGCGCCAAGCGCGAATGGCGGGCCAAACCTATCGGATTCGTGTCCTACGGGGGGCTGTCGGGCGGGTTGCGCGCGGTCGAGCAACTGCGGCAGGTGGTCGCCGAGCTGCACATGGTCTCGGTGCGCGAATCGGTGAGTTTCGCCCAGGCCAAGCGCCGCTTCGACGCGACGGGCGCGACCGATGATCGCGCCGCGATCGATGCGTCGGCGCGGATGATCGATCAGTTGGCCTGGTGGGGCCGGACTTTGCGCGCCGCTCGCGCCGCCGACCCCTATCCGGGCTGA